From a single Methanomicrobia archaeon genomic region:
- a CDS encoding 30S ribosomal protein S15 encodes MARIYARKRGRSGSTRPFSLRLKQASPEWVEMSTEEVENKVVDLHNQGLSTSQIGVLLRDSYSVPSVALVTGRKLTRILKERESADKLPEDLQNLMRKALRLRKHLGVNKMDIHNKRSLQLTESKIRRLVKYYKRKQVLPGDWKYKPETAEVILRG; translated from the coding sequence ATGGCAAGGATATACGCGAGAAAGCGAGGGAGATCAGGTTCAACACGACCATTTAGCTTGAGGCTCAAGCAGGCTTCACCTGAGTGGGTAGAGATGAGCACAGAAGAAGTGGAGAACAAAGTGGTAGATTTGCATAATCAAGGGCTGTCAACGAGTCAAATAGGAGTTCTCTTACGGGACAGTTACAGCGTGCCAAGCGTTGCACTGGTCACCGGGAGGAAGCTAACGCGGATTTTAAAGGAGCGTGAGAGCGCGGATAAGCTGCCTGAAGACCTCCAGAATTTGATGCGAAAGGCGCTGAGACTGCGGAAGCATCTTGGCGTGAATAAGATGGATATTCACAATAAAAGGTCATTACAATTAACGGAATCCAAGATACGACGGCTTGTGAAGTATTACAAACGGAAGCAGGTCTTACCAGGGGATTGGAAGTACAAGCCGGAAACAGCCGAGGTGATTTTGCGAGGGTAG
- a CDS encoding 30S ribosomal protein S17e, translated as MGAIKPTYIKSLGKKLLTEVPEFTDDFEVNKKLVEENTNVKSKGVRNRIAGYITHKKVKESKEE; from the coding sequence GTGGGCGCGATAAAACCGACGTATATAAAGAGTTTGGGGAAGAAACTGTTGACGGAAGTACCGGAGTTCACCGATGATTTTGAGGTTAATAAGAAGCTCGTGGAAGAGAACACGAATGTAAAAAGTAAGGGAGTAAGGAATAGGATAGCGGGATATATAACCCATAAGAAGGTAAAAGAAAGTAAGGAGGAGTGA
- a CDS encoding 4-hydroxy-tetrahydrodipicolinate synthase: MLRIEGVYTALITPFTNDNEVDEAGLRRLVDFAIEGGVSGIVPCGTTGESATLSHDEHKKVIDVVIDASTVPVIAGTGSNNTQEAVEFTKHAEDAGAAGCLLITPYYNKPNVTGLKAHIAKIGDAVDIPLILYNIPSRTGQNISAETQIELAAEVPNLKGAKEASGDLKQVGTIIQMAAERGLDFAVMAGDDFLTLPIMSLGGKGVISVASNIAPKEMCAMVAAMSKNEVEKAQEINIKLYPLFDSMFLETNPIPVKKAAELMGLPAGNVRLPLGALSEANVEKLRTVLKGLGMA; this comes from the coding sequence ATGTTGAGAATAGAAGGTGTTTATACAGCACTGATAACTCCTTTTACGAACGACAATGAGGTAGATGAGGCAGGTCTGAGACGACTTGTGGATTTTGCGATCGAGGGCGGTGTCTCGGGGATCGTCCCCTGTGGCACGACCGGCGAATCAGCAACGCTTTCGCATGACGAGCATAAGAAGGTAATCGATGTGGTGATAGACGCTTCGACGGTGCCGGTAATCGCAGGCACGGGCTCGAACAACACGCAGGAAGCGGTCGAGTTCACGAAGCACGCAGAGGATGCCGGTGCTGCCGGATGTCTCTTGATAACTCCATATTACAATAAACCGAATGTAACGGGACTGAAAGCGCATATCGCGAAGATTGGCGATGCCGTTGATATTCCCCTGATTCTGTACAACATACCGTCGCGAACGGGTCAGAACATAAGTGCCGAGACGCAGATAGAGCTTGCGGCCGAGGTCCCGAATCTGAAGGGTGCGAAGGAGGCTTCGGGCGATTTGAAGCAGGTTGGCACGATCATTCAGATGGCGGCGGAGCGGGGTTTGGACTTCGCGGTAATGGCCGGCGATGATTTCCTCACGCTGCCGATCATGAGCCTGGGCGGTAAGGGTGTGATCTCGGTCGCGTCAAACATCGCGCCGAAGGAGATGTGCGCGATGGTGGCGGCGATGTCGAAGAACGAGGTTGAGAAAGCGCAGGAGATTAATATCAAGCTCTATCCGCTATTTGACTCGATGTTCTTGGAGACAAATCCGATACCGGTGAAGAAGGCTGCGGAGCTGATGGGACTGCCAGCGGGTAATGTGAGGCTGCCGCTCGGCGCATTGAGCGAGGCGAACGTCGAGAAGTTGCGCACCGTACTGAAGGGGTTGGGGATGGCGTAG
- a CDS encoding type II toxin-antitoxin system HicB family antitoxin: MKKLHLPVIIEVDEDGYYIVSCPLFKGCHSYGETVDEALENIREVIDLCLEETKLEELNKFVGFRELEIVQNA, encoded by the coding sequence ATGAAAAAATTACATCTCCCCGTTATTATTGAAGTTGATGAAGACGGCTATTACATCGTGAGCTGTCCGCTCTTTAAAGGCTGTCATTCCTACGGCGAAACGGTAGACGAAGCGTTGGAGAATATACGGGAAGTTATAGATCTTTGCCTTGAGGAGACGAAGCTGGAGGAGCTCAACAAGTTCGTGGGCTTTAGAGAGCTGGAAATAGTCCAGAATGCCTAA
- a CDS encoding type II toxin-antitoxin system HicA family toxin, whose amino-acid sequence MPKLPVLKGRELIAFLESIDFRVTRTKGSHVRLKSDDGRATTVPLHGNKDIPKGLLRKIIREDLELSLEEFLELYERYKGK is encoded by the coding sequence ATGCCTAAACTCCCGGTGCTTAAAGGTAGAGAACTTATAGCGTTTTTGGAATCCATTGACTTTAGAGTTACTAGAACGAAGGGCTCTCATGTACGATTGAAATCGGACGATGGGAGAGCAACCACGGTTCCTCTGCACGGGAACAAGGATATACCAAAAGGGCTTCTGCGTAAAATAATCAGAGAAGACTTGGAACTAAGTTTAGAAGAATTTTTAGAGTTGTACGAGCGGTATAAAGGGAAATAA
- a CDS encoding type II toxin-antitoxin system HicB family antitoxin: MTNSYRLSVVIEKDADGYFAFCPELQGCYTQGDSYEEVLENIKDAIRLHIEDRIEDGEAIPHIEAISLTSVEVAV; encoded by the coding sequence ATGACAAATAGTTACCGTCTCTCCGTGGTGATAGAGAAGGATGCTGATGGCTATTTCGCCTTCTGCCCAGAGTTGCAAGGCTGTTATACGCAGGGCGATAGTTACGAGGAAGTTTTAGAGAATATTAAAGATGCGATTCGCCTGCATATTGAAGATAGGATAGAGGACGGGGAAGCGATCCCACATATTGAAGCTATAAGCCTGACCTCTGTGGAAGTGGCGGTATGA
- a CDS encoding type II toxin-antitoxin system HicA family toxin, translating into MSEKLPRITASRVLKVLEKAGFVCVRQSGSHKIYKNSEGKRVTVPYHSKKVLHPKVLKSILSDADLTVERFKELMK; encoded by the coding sequence ATGAGCGAGAAACTCCCTCGAATTACGGCTAGCAGAGTACTTAAAGTCTTGGAAAAGGCGGGTTTTGTCTGTGTTCGCCAAAGCGGAAGCCATAAGATTTACAAAAACAGCGAAGGAAAACGAGTAACGGTCCCCTACCACTCAAAGAAGGTTCTTCATCCTAAAGTCTTGAAAAGTATTCTGAGCGATGCCGATCTGACAGTAGAAAGATTCAAAGAGCTAATGAAGTAA
- a CDS encoding N-acetyltransferase, producing the protein MIHIRPEKPDDIESIDELTRLAFEGEDEANLTAAIRASDYFIPALSLVALDDTDQTVGHILFSPITIESSERSVEALALAPMAVLPEYQNRGIGSLLIQHGLAACKKLGYTIVVVVGHPEYYPRFGFKPARDYGLEVPFEVPDEAFMVCELVPGALKNVQGVVKYSPAFDSVL; encoded by the coding sequence ATGATCCACATACGACCAGAAAAACCGGACGATATCGAAAGCATCGATGAGCTTACCCGACTCGCCTTTGAGGGTGAGGATGAAGCGAACTTAACCGCGGCTATTCGTGCTTCAGACTACTTCATCCCCGCGCTATCCTTAGTAGCTTTAGACGATACTGATCAAACAGTCGGCCACATTCTTTTCAGTCCCATCACCATCGAATCTTCTGAAAGATCGGTAGAGGCATTAGCACTCGCCCCGATGGCCGTTCTTCCTGAATATCAGAACCGAGGGATTGGCTCTCTGCTGATCCAGCACGGACTGGCAGCATGTAAGAAGCTCGGCTATACGATTGTGGTCGTGGTTGGGCATCCTGAGTACTATCCACGGTTCGGGTTCAAGCCCGCACGCGACTACGGCCTTGAGGTGCCGTTTGAAGTGCCTGACGAAGCGTTTATGGTTTGTGAGCTTGTTCCTGGCGCGTTGAAGAACGTACAAGGCGTGGTGAAGTACAGTCCGGCGTTTGATTCGGTTCTGTAA
- a CDS encoding ABC transporter substrate-binding protein, protein MKKIVGMVLCISLILGAFLSGCVEPQPESQPETQSRTITIGALLPLTGDLSSLGESSNAALAVGLEEANTYFAEIGANTEVELIIEDTETDTEVALAKLKKLDEAGVKVVIGPVSSTVLSGIKDYADENGIVLISLSTAPGLAIADDNVLRLVPDDSGQAGAITALMQRDGIKAIVSIVRDDVWGNELYGAARKQMEGVKELEKVTYNTASGTFSEPLNVVNAKAEEAIGNYGEGAVGVYLVSFEEGIPLLKEAAGYEALGNVKWYGNDVLANEQKIVEDAVIADFAIKTGLINPVFGSEEETPTFEYVEGRITEMIGRKPDAYAIAAYDAFWLATNAYMDNPNDASIKKVLVITAEYYYGATGWTILNEAGDRKYGDYDLWTINEDREWEIAARYQIDPGVGGRLLVGEEMNRGY, encoded by the coding sequence ATGAAAAAAATAGTGGGTATGGTACTCTGTATCTCTCTAATTCTAGGTGCTTTTTTGAGTGGGTGTGTTGAACCGCAACCGGAATCGCAACCTGAAACACAATCCAGAACTATAACGATTGGTGCATTATTGCCATTGACCGGAGACTTGTCTTCGCTGGGCGAGAGTAGCAATGCGGCATTGGCGGTGGGTTTGGAGGAGGCCAATACCTATTTCGCGGAGATTGGCGCGAACACAGAAGTTGAGCTTATCATCGAGGATACCGAGACTGATACTGAGGTGGCTCTCGCGAAGCTCAAGAAGCTTGATGAAGCCGGTGTTAAGGTTGTTATTGGTCCGGTATCCAGCACTGTCCTGAGCGGTATAAAGGATTATGCAGACGAAAATGGGATCGTGCTCATCAGTTTGTCAACAGCACCAGGTCTTGCAATAGCAGATGACAATGTCCTGAGGTTGGTTCCAGATGATAGTGGCCAAGCAGGCGCGATTACAGCACTGATGCAGAGAGACGGGATAAAAGCTATTGTCTCTATTGTCCGGGATGATGTGTGGGGAAATGAGTTATATGGGGCGGCAAGAAAGCAGATGGAAGGAGTTAAAGAGCTTGAAAAGGTAACCTATAACACAGCCTCGGGAACATTCTCTGAACCACTTAATGTCGTAAATGCAAAAGCGGAGGAAGCTATTGGGAACTATGGCGAAGGCGCGGTTGGTGTCTATCTTGTGAGCTTTGAGGAGGGTATTCCGCTCTTGAAAGAAGCCGCAGGGTACGAAGCATTGGGGAACGTCAAATGGTATGGGAATGACGTGCTCGCAAACGAGCAGAAGATTGTTGAGGATGCGGTGATTGCAGATTTTGCCATAAAGACCGGTTTGATCAATCCGGTATTTGGAAGCGAGGAAGAGACGCCGACTTTTGAGTATGTTGAAGGAAGAATAACAGAAATGATAGGGAGAAAGCCAGATGCCTATGCCATTGCGGCGTATGATGCATTCTGGCTTGCAACGAACGCGTACATGGATAATCCGAATGATGCGAGCATAAAGAAGGTGTTAGTAATAACTGCAGAGTACTATTATGGCGCTACCGGCTGGACAATATTGAATGAGGCTGGAGACAGGAAATACGGCGATTATGACCTGTGGACGATCAATGAAGACCGTGAGTGGGAGATCGCCGCACG